From Amycolatopsis sp. YIM 10, the proteins below share one genomic window:
- a CDS encoding glycoside hydrolase family 5 protein, producing MRWDRIRLRAAAVAAAAFLLPVSVAGGAQAAPEPAAITALPPGSPAAVNGQLKVCGLQLCNQYGKPIQLRGMSTHGIQWYAQCVKTASLDALANDWKADVLRISMYIQEGGYESDPAKFTNLVNNYIEEATKRGMYALVDWHQLSPGDPNYNLGRAKTFFTEIAKRHKDKTNIIYDIANEPNGVSWAGIKSYAEQMIPVIRAQDPDGVVLVGTHGWGSLGISDGRTEADIVNNPIKASNFMYTFHFYAASHKDEYFNALSRAASKLPLFVTEFGTQTYTGDGGNDFSYSQKYLDFLASKKISWTNWNFSDDFRSGAVFKEGTCAGNSFTGTGPLKPAGVWIRDRIRSADNFPTS from the coding sequence ATGCGTTGGGACAGAATCCGGCTCCGTGCCGCGGCGGTCGCCGCAGCGGCCTTCCTGCTGCCGGTTTCGGTGGCCGGTGGCGCGCAGGCGGCGCCGGAACCGGCGGCGATCACCGCGCTGCCACCCGGCTCGCCCGCGGCGGTCAACGGTCAGCTGAAGGTCTGCGGCCTGCAGCTGTGCAACCAGTACGGCAAGCCGATCCAGTTGCGCGGCATGAGCACGCACGGCATCCAGTGGTACGCCCAGTGCGTGAAGACCGCCTCGCTGGACGCGCTGGCCAACGACTGGAAGGCCGACGTCCTGCGGATCTCGATGTACATCCAGGAAGGCGGCTACGAAAGCGATCCGGCGAAGTTCACCAACCTGGTGAACAACTACATCGAGGAGGCGACCAAGCGCGGCATGTACGCGCTGGTCGACTGGCACCAGCTCAGCCCCGGGGACCCGAACTACAACCTGGGCCGCGCCAAGACCTTCTTCACCGAGATCGCCAAGCGGCACAAGGACAAGACCAACATCATCTACGACATCGCGAACGAGCCGAACGGCGTCAGCTGGGCGGGCATCAAGAGCTATGCCGAGCAGATGATCCCGGTCATCCGCGCGCAGGACCCGGACGGTGTGGTGCTCGTGGGCACGCACGGCTGGGGCTCGCTGGGCATCTCCGACGGCCGCACCGAGGCCGACATCGTGAACAACCCGATCAAGGCCAGCAACTTCATGTACACGTTCCACTTCTACGCGGCCTCCCACAAGGACGAGTACTTCAACGCGCTCTCGCGGGCCGCGTCGAAGCTGCCGCTGTTCGTCACCGAGTTCGGCACCCAGACCTACACCGGTGACGGCGGGAACGACTTCAGCTACTCGCAGAAGTACCTGGACTTCCTGGCCAGCAAGAAGATCAGCTGGACGAACTGGAACTTCTCCGACGACTTCCGGTCGGGCGCGGTGTTCAAGGAAGGGACCTGCGCGGGCAACAGCTTCACCGGCACCGGTCCGCTGAAGCCGGCCGGGGTCTGGATCCGCGACCGCATCCGGTCCGCGGACAACTTCCCGACCAGCTAG
- a CDS encoding ubiquitin-like protein Pup, whose product MAQEKIERHGGGDSDEEVEGGAPAGQERREKLGEDVDTILDEIDDVLEENAEDFVRAYVQKGGE is encoded by the coding sequence ATGGCTCAGGAAAAGATCGAGCGGCACGGCGGCGGTGACTCCGACGAAGAGGTCGAGGGCGGTGCCCCGGCCGGTCAGGAACGCCGCGAAAAGCTCGGCGAGGACGTGGACACCATCCTCGACGAGATCGACGACGTGCTGGAGGAGAACGCCGAGGACTTCGTCCGCGCCTATGTGCAGAAGGGCGGGGAGTAG
- a CDS encoding NUDIX domain-containing protein: protein MGVVNDELVAVYDGSGVAVGEAPRSRVRAEGLWHAAGVVLVRSPDGGKVYLHLRTDTKDVFPGTYDCWAGGMVAAGETPVECARRELAEELGVRDVPLEPLFVHVYDEPPMRCHNFAFEARWDGPITHQPEEIVSGEWIELAELRRMAEDPASPLIPDGKLGVLEWFRRFDP, encoded by the coding sequence ATGGGTGTCGTGAACGACGAACTGGTAGCGGTGTACGACGGGTCGGGCGTGGCGGTCGGCGAGGCACCCCGCTCGCGGGTGCGGGCCGAAGGGCTGTGGCACGCCGCCGGGGTGGTGCTGGTGCGCTCGCCGGACGGCGGGAAGGTCTACCTGCACCTGCGCACGGACACCAAGGACGTCTTCCCCGGCACCTACGACTGCTGGGCCGGCGGCATGGTCGCCGCCGGTGAGACACCGGTCGAGTGCGCGCGGCGGGAACTGGCCGAGGAACTCGGTGTCCGGGACGTGCCGCTGGAGCCGTTGTTCGTCCACGTCTACGACGAGCCGCCGATGCGCTGCCACAACTTCGCCTTCGAGGCCAGGTGGGACGGCCCGATCACGCACCAGCCGGAGGAGATCGTCTCCGGCGAGTGGATCGAACTCGCCGAGCTGCGGCGGATGGCCGAGGATCCGGCCAGCCCGCTCATCCCGGACGGCAAGCTCGGTGTCCTGGAATGGTTCCGCCGCTTCGACCCGTGA
- the dop gene encoding depupylase/deamidase Dop: protein MRRIMGTEVEYGIAVPGDATANPVLTSTQVVLAYAAAADIPRARRARWDYEVESPLRDARGFDLAGPGTPGHDPDVEDLGAANVILTNGARLYVDHAHPEYSAPEVTNARDAVIWDKAGERVMEEAAMRAATVPGQPALQLYKNNVDGKGASYGTHENYLMARSTPFTSVISGLTPFFVSRQVMTGSGRVGIGPQGEDAGFQLSQRSDYIEVEVGLETTLKRGIINTRDEPHADADKYRRLHVIIGDANLAEYSTYLKLGTTAIVLDMIESGMRFDQLKLDEPVRAVHQISHDPTLKTKVEVAGGRKFTGLDIQFAYHELASEFLDRTGGDTQSKDVLRIWGEVLDALARDPAECADRLDWPAKLRLLEGYRARDQLNWGAPRLHLVDLQYSDVRLDKGLYNRLVTRGSMKRLVTEEEVRAAITTPPSDTRAYFRGRTLEKYATSIAAASWDSVIFDVGRESLVRIPTLEPLRGTKAHVGKLLDDSATAEELVEALTGSD from the coding sequence ATGAGGCGGATCATGGGAACCGAGGTCGAGTACGGCATCGCGGTGCCTGGCGATGCGACGGCCAACCCGGTGTTGACCTCCACCCAGGTGGTGCTGGCCTACGCGGCCGCCGCGGACATCCCGCGCGCCCGGCGGGCCCGGTGGGACTACGAGGTGGAGTCGCCGCTGCGCGACGCCAGGGGGTTCGACCTCGCCGGGCCGGGCACCCCGGGGCACGACCCCGACGTGGAGGACCTCGGCGCGGCCAACGTCATCCTGACCAACGGCGCCCGGCTCTACGTCGACCACGCGCACCCGGAGTACTCCGCGCCCGAGGTCACCAACGCGCGCGACGCGGTCATCTGGGACAAGGCGGGCGAGCGGGTGATGGAGGAGGCCGCGATGCGCGCGGCCACCGTGCCCGGCCAGCCCGCGCTGCAGCTGTACAAGAACAACGTCGACGGCAAGGGTGCCAGCTACGGCACCCACGAGAACTACCTGATGGCGCGGTCCACCCCGTTCACCTCGGTGATCTCCGGGCTGACCCCGTTCTTCGTCTCGCGCCAGGTGATGACCGGCTCCGGCCGCGTCGGCATCGGGCCGCAGGGCGAGGACGCCGGCTTCCAGCTCTCGCAGCGGTCGGACTACATCGAGGTCGAGGTCGGCCTGGAGACCACGCTCAAGCGCGGCATCATCAACACCCGCGACGAGCCGCACGCCGACGCGGACAAGTACCGCAGGCTGCACGTGATCATCGGCGACGCGAACCTGGCCGAGTACTCCACCTACCTCAAGCTCGGCACCACCGCGATCGTGCTGGACATGATCGAGTCCGGGATGCGCTTCGACCAGCTGAAACTGGACGAGCCGGTGCGCGCGGTGCACCAGATCAGCCACGACCCGACGCTCAAGACCAAGGTCGAGGTGGCCGGCGGGCGCAAGTTCACCGGCCTGGACATCCAGTTCGCCTACCACGAGCTGGCCTCGGAGTTCCTGGACCGCACCGGCGGCGACACCCAGTCCAAGGACGTGCTGCGGATCTGGGGCGAGGTGCTCGACGCGCTGGCCCGCGACCCGGCCGAGTGCGCCGACCGGCTGGACTGGCCGGCCAAGCTGCGCCTGCTGGAGGGCTACCGCGCCCGCGACCAGCTCAACTGGGGCGCGCCGCGGCTGCACCTGGTCGACCTGCAGTACTCGGACGTGCGGCTGGACAAGGGCCTGTACAACCGCCTGGTCACCCGCGGCTCGATGAAGCGGCTGGTCACCGAGGAGGAGGTGCGCGCGGCGATCACCACCCCGCCGTCCGACACGCGGGCCTACTTCCGCGGCCGCACCCTGGAGAAGTACGCGACCTCGATCGCGGCGGCGTCCTGGGATTCGGTGATCTTCGACGTCGGCCGCGAGTCGCTGGTGCGTATTCCCACGCTGGAGCCCCTGCGGGGGACGAAGGCGCACGTCGGCAAGCTGCTGGACGACTCGGCGACCGCTGAGGAACTGGTCGAGGCGCTCACCGGTTCGGACTAG
- the prcA gene encoding proteasome subunit alpha, with protein MTMPLYASPEQLMRERSELARKGIARGRSVVVLKYAGGVLFVAENPSTTLHKVSEIYDRIGFAAVGRYSEFESLRRGGIKYVDLQGYQYDRRDVNSRALANVYAQTLGAIFTDQLKPYEVEICVAEVGTTPAEDQLYRLTYDGSIGDEPRFVAMGGQTEPITSKLKETYEEGLELSAAVAVAVAALQTSAPNTPATNGGAGEVGKLEVAVLERERPGRAFRRITGAALEALLPKSEKADEAEPDKAEKSEKDDKPDEPPAGETKK; from the coding sequence GTGACGATGCCGCTGTACGCGTCGCCCGAGCAGTTGATGCGCGAGCGTTCCGAGCTCGCGCGCAAGGGCATTGCCAGGGGACGCAGTGTCGTGGTGCTGAAGTACGCCGGTGGCGTGCTGTTCGTGGCCGAGAACCCGTCGACGACGCTGCACAAGGTGTCGGAGATCTACGACCGCATCGGCTTCGCCGCGGTCGGCCGGTACAGCGAGTTCGAGAGCCTGCGCCGGGGCGGGATCAAGTACGTGGACCTGCAGGGGTACCAGTACGACCGGCGTGACGTGAACTCGCGGGCGCTGGCGAACGTCTACGCCCAGACCCTCGGCGCGATCTTCACCGACCAGCTCAAGCCGTACGAGGTGGAGATCTGCGTGGCCGAGGTGGGCACCACCCCGGCCGAGGACCAGCTCTACCGGCTGACCTACGACGGGTCCATCGGCGACGAGCCGCGCTTCGTGGCGATGGGCGGCCAGACCGAGCCGATCACCTCGAAGCTGAAGGAGACCTACGAGGAGGGCCTGGAGCTGTCCGCCGCGGTCGCGGTGGCGGTGGCGGCCCTGCAGACCAGTGCGCCGAACACCCCGGCCACCAACGGCGGGGCGGGCGAGGTCGGCAAGCTCGAGGTCGCGGTGCTCGAGCGCGAGCGGCCGGGCCGGGCGTTCCGCCGGATCACCGGTGCCGCGCTGGAGGCGCTGCTGCCGAAGTCGGAGAAGGCCGACGAGGCCGAGCCGGACAAGGCCGAGAAGTCCGAAAAGGACGACAAGCCGGACGAGCCGCCCGCGGGCGAAACGAAGAAGTAG
- a CDS encoding DUF6069 family protein: MTTSAAQQTPTGSKALTRAGGIAAAAIAVSLIWTLAVPVLGIDLTVTSIGAAAPQTVDLVTILIATVAVSLVGWGLLALLERRGKGRVWTFIAAGVMVLSLASPLLAAGPVDARVTLALLHIVVGAVVIPAFRRGA; the protein is encoded by the coding sequence ATGACCACTTCCGCCGCCCAGCAGACCCCGACCGGGTCGAAGGCCCTCACCCGCGCCGGCGGGATCGCCGCCGCCGCCATCGCGGTGTCGCTCATCTGGACGCTCGCGGTACCGGTGCTCGGGATCGACCTGACCGTGACCAGCATCGGCGCCGCCGCGCCGCAGACCGTTGACCTGGTGACCATCCTGATCGCCACGGTCGCGGTGTCACTGGTCGGCTGGGGCCTGCTCGCCCTGCTCGAACGACGCGGCAAGGGCCGCGTGTGGACGTTCATCGCGGCCGGGGTGATGGTGCTTTCGCTGGCCAGCCCGCTGCTCGCGGCCGGGCCGGTCGACGCGCGCGTCACGCTCGCCCTGCTGCACATCGTCGTCGGCGCCGTGGTCATCCCCGCGTTCCGCCGCGGCGCCTGA
- the prcB gene encoding proteasome subunit beta — MDNTSNHSGFALPASYLTTTTSSFTDFLRAEAPDLLPGRRGAGAQPGGLDVPHGTTIVAVTFAGGVLIAGDRRATTGNLIATRDMDKVYVTDEYSAVGIAGTAGLALEMVRLYAVELAHYEKLEGVSLSLDGKTNKLSMMVKANLDVAMAGLAVLPLFVGYDTEAADPKRGGRIVSYDVTGGRYEEHGGYHAIGSGSLFAKSSLKKLHDPDADLEGAVRVAVEALYDAADDDTATGGPDMVRRIFPTAVTITAEHGAVRLPAEQAEAVSEAVVNDRAQRPGRQG; from the coding sequence ATGGACAACACCTCGAACCACTCGGGCTTCGCGCTGCCCGCGTCGTACCTGACGACGACCACGTCGTCGTTCACCGACTTCCTGCGCGCGGAGGCCCCGGACCTGCTCCCCGGCCGCCGGGGGGCCGGTGCCCAGCCGGGCGGGCTGGACGTGCCGCACGGCACCACGATCGTCGCGGTCACCTTCGCCGGCGGCGTGCTGATCGCCGGTGACCGGCGGGCGACCACCGGCAACCTGATCGCCACGCGGGACATGGACAAGGTCTACGTCACCGACGAGTACTCCGCGGTCGGCATCGCCGGTACCGCGGGCCTGGCGCTGGAGATGGTCCGGCTGTACGCGGTGGAGCTGGCCCACTACGAGAAGCTCGAGGGCGTTTCGCTGTCGCTGGACGGCAAGACGAACAAGCTGTCGATGATGGTCAAGGCCAATCTGGACGTGGCCATGGCCGGGCTGGCGGTGCTGCCGCTGTTCGTCGGCTACGACACCGAGGCGGCCGACCCCAAGCGCGGCGGGCGGATCGTCTCCTACGACGTCACCGGCGGGCGGTACGAGGAGCACGGCGGCTACCACGCCATCGGCTCCGGCTCGCTGTTCGCGAAGTCCTCGCTGAAGAAGCTGCACGACCCGGACGCGGACCTGGAAGGGGCCGTGCGGGTGGCGGTGGAGGCGCTGTACGACGCCGCCGACGACGACACCGCGACCGGCGGGCCCGACATGGTGCGCCGGATCTTCCCGACCGCGGTGACCATCACCGCTGAGCACGGCGCGGTGCGGTTGCCGGCCGAGCAGGCCGAGGCGGTTTCCGAGGCCGTCGTCAACGACCGCGCGCAGCGCCCTGGGCGCCAGGGCTGA
- a CDS encoding aldo/keto reductase, whose product MTVADKPEIAVGLAALGRPAYINLGREGALPPERDVASMRAATWEVLDAAYAAGVRWVDVARSYGRSEEFLAGWLADREHADVTVSSKWGYAYVGGWRLDADVHEEKEHSLARFEQQWAESEALLGGRISLYQVHSLTIDSPLFTDGALLDRLAALAATGVRVGFSTSGPAQAETVRRAFELERSGQRVFTAVQSTWNLLESSVGEVLGEARAAGNLVMLKETLANGRLVAEPPAPVAGLAAAHGVTADAVAIAAALAQPFADAVLAGPAGTGQLRSNLDATTVSLDDAELRQLLALSEPPVEYWAHRSRLDWN is encoded by the coding sequence CTGACCGTGGCGGACAAACCGGAGATCGCAGTGGGGCTGGCCGCGCTCGGCAGGCCCGCGTACATCAACCTCGGCCGTGAGGGCGCGCTGCCGCCCGAGCGCGACGTGGCGTCCATGCGCGCGGCCACCTGGGAGGTGCTCGACGCGGCCTACGCGGCGGGCGTGCGCTGGGTGGACGTCGCGCGGTCCTACGGTCGTTCCGAGGAGTTCCTGGCCGGCTGGCTCGCCGACCGCGAGCACGCGGACGTGACGGTCTCCAGCAAATGGGGTTATGCCTACGTCGGCGGCTGGCGCCTCGACGCGGACGTGCACGAGGAAAAGGAGCATTCGCTCGCCCGCTTCGAGCAGCAGTGGGCGGAGAGCGAGGCGTTGCTGGGCGGGCGGATTTCCCTCTACCAGGTGCATTCGCTGACCATCGACAGCCCGCTGTTCACCGACGGCGCGCTGCTGGACCGGCTCGCCGCGCTCGCCGCCACCGGCGTGCGGGTCGGGTTCTCCACCTCCGGCCCGGCACAGGCGGAAACCGTGCGCCGCGCGTTCGAGCTGGAGCGGTCGGGGCAGCGGGTCTTCACCGCCGTGCAGTCCACCTGGAACCTGCTGGAATCCTCGGTCGGCGAGGTCCTCGGCGAGGCCCGTGCGGCGGGGAACCTGGTGATGCTGAAGGAAACCCTGGCCAACGGGCGGCTGGTCGCCGAGCCACCGGCGCCGGTGGCCGGGCTCGCCGCCGCGCACGGGGTCACCGCCGACGCGGTGGCGATCGCGGCCGCGCTGGCCCAGCCGTTCGCGGACGCGGTGCTCGCCGGCCCGGCCGGGACCGGGCAACTGCGGTCGAACCTCGACGCCACAACGGTTTCCCTCGACGACGCCGAACTGCGGCAACTGCTCGCACTGAGCGAACCGCCAGTGGAGTACTGGGCCCACCGCTCCCGCCTCGACTGGAATTAG
- a CDS encoding oxidoreductase produces MRRTRLAVLAALLLSTVSAPAAVADRPPGWQLTPTGVTAQLRGLAAVSAKVAWASGSKGTVLRTTDGGGSWQQVAPPDATALDFRDIEAFDERRAVVMSAGTGAAAKIYRTDDGGASWRLSFENPDERAFYDCISFFDHRRGLAMSDPVDGRFRILSTEDGGRNWAEVPPGGLPPALPSEAGFAASGQCLTTEGPADAWFGTGGDASARVFHSRDGGRTWTVSETPLLSSPSAGVFALGFRDRLRGVAIGGDYARPAEPVPALALTRDGGRSWEKPAAPPVGYRSGVAWRHHTLLAVGPTGSDFSTDGGRHWTSFDTGSFDTVDCTARGACWASGAGGRAAKLG; encoded by the coding sequence ATGCGCAGGACCCGCCTGGCCGTGCTCGCCGCACTGCTCCTGTCCACCGTGAGCGCACCGGCCGCGGTCGCCGACCGCCCGCCGGGCTGGCAGCTGACCCCGACCGGCGTGACCGCCCAGCTGCGCGGCCTCGCCGCGGTCAGCGCGAAGGTGGCCTGGGCCAGCGGCAGCAAGGGCACGGTGCTGCGCACCACCGACGGCGGCGGTTCCTGGCAGCAGGTCGCGCCGCCGGACGCCACGGCACTGGACTTCCGCGACATCGAGGCCTTCGACGAGCGGCGCGCGGTGGTGATGTCGGCGGGCACCGGCGCGGCGGCGAAGATCTACCGCACCGACGACGGTGGCGCGAGCTGGCGACTGTCCTTCGAGAACCCCGACGAGCGCGCGTTCTACGACTGCATCTCGTTCTTCGACCACCGGCGCGGGCTGGCGATGAGCGATCCGGTGGACGGCCGCTTCCGCATTCTGTCCACTGAGGACGGTGGGCGGAACTGGGCCGAGGTGCCGCCGGGCGGCCTGCCGCCCGCGTTGCCGTCCGAAGCCGGGTTCGCCGCGAGCGGGCAGTGCCTGACCACCGAAGGCCCGGCCGACGCCTGGTTCGGCACCGGCGGGGACGCCTCGGCGCGGGTGTTCCACTCGCGCGACGGCGGTCGCACGTGGACGGTCAGCGAGACGCCGCTGCTGAGCAGTCCGTCGGCCGGGGTGTTCGCGCTCGGTTTCCGCGACCGGTTGCGCGGGGTCGCGATCGGCGGGGACTACGCCAGGCCGGCCGAGCCGGTGCCCGCGCTCGCGCTGACCCGCGACGGCGGCCGCAGCTGGGAGAAACCGGCCGCGCCGCCGGTGGGTTACCGCTCGGGCGTGGCCTGGCGGCACCACACCCTGCTGGCCGTCGGCCCGACCGGCAGCGACTTCAGCACCGACGGCGGCAGGCACTGGACCTCCTTCGACACCGGCAGCTTCGACACCGTCGACTGCACCGCGCGCGGTGCCTGCTGGGCCTCGGGCGCGGGCGGCCGCGCCGCCAAGCTCGGCTGA
- the pafA gene encoding Pup--protein ligase: protein MQRRIFGIETEFGVTCTFHGQRRLSPDEVARYLFRRVVSWGRSSNVFLSNGSRLYLDVGSHPEYATAECDDLTQLVTHDKAGERILEDLLVDAERRLGDEGIGGDIFLFKNNTDSAGNSYGCHENYLVTRAGEFSRIADVLLPFLVTRQLICGAGKVLQTPRGAVYCLSQRAEHIWEGVSSATTRSRPIINTRDEPHADAERYRRLHVIVGDSNMAEPTTLLKVGAANLVLEMIEQGVQFRDFTLDNPIRAIREISHDLTGRRQVRLAGGREASALEIQREYYARAAQHVKTNGSGATAERVVELWGRALDAVETQDFSKIDTEIDWAIKHRLVERYRAKHDLDLSSPRIAQLDLAYHDIRRGRGIFDLLQRKGLVRRVTDDGEIELAKDTPPQTTRAKLRGDFIAAAQAAQRDFTVDWVHLKLNDQAQRTVLCKDPFRAVDERVERLISSL from the coding sequence ATGCAGCGGCGGATCTTTGGGATCGAGACAGAGTTCGGGGTGACCTGCACCTTCCACGGACAGCGCAGGTTGTCGCCGGACGAAGTGGCCAGGTACCTGTTCCGGCGGGTGGTTTCATGGGGACGTTCGTCCAACGTCTTCCTGTCGAACGGCTCGCGGCTCTACCTGGACGTCGGATCCCACCCGGAGTACGCGACGGCCGAATGCGACGACCTCACGCAGCTGGTCACGCACGACAAGGCGGGGGAGCGGATCCTCGAGGACCTGCTCGTCGACGCCGAGCGCAGGCTGGGTGACGAGGGCATCGGCGGCGACATCTTCCTGTTCAAGAACAACACCGACTCGGCGGGCAACTCCTACGGCTGCCACGAGAACTACCTGGTCACGCGGGCCGGTGAGTTCTCGAGGATCGCCGACGTGCTGCTGCCGTTCCTGGTCACCCGGCAGCTGATCTGCGGGGCGGGCAAGGTGCTGCAGACCCCGCGCGGCGCGGTGTACTGCCTGTCCCAGCGTGCCGAGCACATCTGGGAGGGTGTGTCGAGCGCCACAACGCGCTCCCGGCCGATCATCAACACCCGCGACGAGCCGCACGCGGACGCCGAGCGCTACCGCAGGCTGCACGTCATCGTCGGCGACTCCAACATGGCCGAGCCGACCACCCTGCTCAAGGTGGGCGCGGCGAACCTGGTGCTGGAGATGATCGAGCAGGGGGTGCAGTTCCGCGACTTCACCCTGGACAACCCGATCCGCGCGATCCGCGAGATCAGCCACGACCTGACCGGGCGCCGCCAGGTGCGCCTGGCGGGCGGCCGCGAGGCGTCCGCGCTGGAGATCCAGCGCGAGTACTACGCGCGGGCGGCCCAGCACGTGAAGACCAACGGCTCCGGGGCCACCGCCGAGCGCGTGGTGGAGCTGTGGGGCCGGGCGCTGGACGCGGTCGAGACGCAGGACTTCTCGAAGATCGACACCGAGATCGACTGGGCGATCAAGCACCGGCTGGTGGAGCGGTACCGGGCCAAGCACGACCTGGACCTGTCCAGCCCGCGGATCGCCCAGCTGGACCTGGCCTACCACGACATCCGGCGCGGCCGTGGCATCTTCGACCTGCTGCAGCGCAAGGGCCTGGTGCGCCGGGTGACCGACGACGGCGAGATCGAGCTGGCCAAGGACACCCCGCCGCAGACCACCAGGGCGAAGCTGCGCGGTGACTTCATCGCCGCCGCGCAGGCCGCCCAGCGCGACTTCACCGTGGACTGGGTGCACCTGAAGCTGAACGACCAGGCGCAGCGGACCGTGCTGTGCAAGGACCCGTTCCGCGCGGTCGACGAGCGGGTGGAACGCCTGATCAGCAGTCTGTGA
- a CDS encoding bifunctional phosphatase PAP2/diacylglycerol kinase family protein — protein sequence MALTRSANKGRLWWVVAAMLAARKGTGRRAAMRGVVAIGGASLTANLLGKPLFPRRRPAAEEVPEHRRLVKRPTSSSFPSGHSASAAAFTAAVAMESPALGLAIAPVAAAVAYSRVHTGVHWPSDVGAGALIGIGAAFATRHWWPVHPTVPGDTAHPAEAPVMVDGEDMLALVNPRSGIDGQDPTEDVRFAWPKATIIYPDTDRDIREQLTTEIARRGTVRALGVAGGDGTVAAVASVAAEHKLPLALIPAGTLNHFARDVGVRSMPDADAATEAGAAVGMDLGEVTVDGATGSDRRWFVNTASIGGYPEMVRMREKLQDKLPKWPAAAIAMVRSLRKARPLEVELNGQRTSVWLIFVGNSPYIPKGFAPAHRPALDTGLLDVRYLRADVPYSRARFIAAALTNTLGTSHVYREFDVPELEVKLLNGNRRVATDGEVGPLGSHFHFKSQPSALALYRL from the coding sequence ATGGCGCTGACGCGGTCCGCCAACAAGGGCAGGTTGTGGTGGGTGGTCGCGGCCATGCTCGCCGCCCGCAAGGGCACCGGCAGGCGGGCCGCGATGCGTGGCGTGGTCGCCATCGGCGGGGCCAGCCTGACCGCCAACCTGCTGGGCAAGCCGCTGTTCCCCCGGCGGCGCCCGGCCGCCGAGGAGGTGCCCGAGCACCGGCGCCTGGTCAAGCGGCCCACCTCGTCCTCGTTCCCGTCCGGGCACTCGGCGTCGGCGGCCGCGTTCACCGCCGCCGTGGCGATGGAGTCACCCGCGCTCGGCCTGGCCATCGCGCCGGTGGCGGCCGCGGTGGCCTATTCGCGGGTGCACACCGGCGTGCACTGGCCCAGTGACGTCGGCGCGGGCGCGCTGATCGGCATCGGCGCGGCCTTCGCCACCCGGCACTGGTGGCCGGTCCACCCGACCGTGCCCGGCGACACCGCGCACCCGGCCGAAGCCCCGGTGATGGTGGACGGCGAGGACATGCTCGCGCTGGTCAACCCGCGCTCCGGAATCGACGGGCAGGACCCCACCGAGGACGTCCGGTTCGCCTGGCCCAAGGCCACCATCATCTATCCCGACACCGACCGCGACATCCGCGAGCAGCTCACCACCGAGATCGCGCGCCGCGGCACCGTGCGCGCGCTCGGCGTGGCGGGCGGCGACGGCACCGTGGCCGCGGTCGCCTCGGTGGCCGCCGAGCACAAGCTGCCGCTGGCGCTCATCCCGGCGGGCACGCTCAACCACTTCGCCCGCGACGTCGGCGTGCGGTCCATGCCCGACGCGGACGCGGCCACCGAGGCGGGCGCCGCGGTCGGCATGGACCTCGGTGAGGTCACCGTGGACGGGGCCACCGGCAGCGACCGCCGCTGGTTCGTCAACACGGCCAGCATCGGCGGTTATCCCGAGATGGTCCGGATGCGGGAGAAGCTCCAGGACAAGCTGCCGAAGTGGCCCGCCGCGGCCATCGCCATGGTGCGCAGCCTGCGCAAGGCCCGCCCGCTGGAGGTGGAGCTGAACGGGCAGCGGACCTCGGTCTGGCTGATCTTCGTCGGCAACAGCCCGTACATCCCGAAGGGCTTCGCCCCGGCGCACCGGCCCGCGCTGGACACCGGCCTGCTCGACGTGCGGTACCTACGGGCCGACGTGCCCTACTCGCGCGCCCGGTTCATCGCCGCCGCGCTGACCAACACGCTCGGCACCAGCCACGTCTACCGCGAGTTCGACGTGCCGGAGCTGGAGGTCAAGCTGCTCAACGGCAACCGGCGCGTGGCCACCGACGGCGAGGTCGGCCCGCTCGGCTCGCACTTCCACTTCAAGTCGCAGCCCAGCGCGCTGGCCCTGTACCGCCTCTGA